A region of the Chloroflexota bacterium genome:
GTGGCAGGCATACCCGCAAGCCATGCGTGAGAGTATGCACAGCGAGGCCCGCAGCCCGCTCGCTCACGGCGGCGTCACGACGTCGCCAATGTGATGATTTTGACATGATACGGAGAGCAGTATGCTGACCACTCAACCTCTTCTCAACATGCTTCATGTACTCAATCTGCCCTCAACCATTCCTCATTCTTTGGGCATTGACGGTGTAACAGTACCATACAGATCATCAGAATATCACACAAATTGGGTAGGAAAAGGACTTTACGACATTGTCGATACTTCCGTAAGATCACTGCACCGATCTCTCCTTCGCCGTTCGTCAGGTTGCCAGGATACGGCCGTTCTGGCTTCTGTGTGACCCCTGGCGCGATTTGCGTGAGCCGGAGGCGCCCTTTGCACAGCACACTCACGTTCCGCCCTGCCAGTCACGTCGCTGTCGCCGAGTTCGATGGTGAGACCGTCCTGCTCAACGTCTCGTCTGGCATCTACTTCGGCCTCAACCCGATCGCCAGCCGCATCTGGCAGTTGCTGGGGACTGGCGCCAGTGAGCCGCTGATCGTCCAGACGCTGCTCGACGAGTATGACGTGGACGAGGCCCGTCTCCGCGCGGATGTCGCGGCGACGGTGCGGCAGCTCGCGGCTGATGGGCTGGTCTGTCAGGTTGAAGCGTAGCGCTGTGCGGCTCGATCTGGTGCGCCGCGCGTTGCGGTTGCCGCCATCCGAGTGGGTTGGCGTGCTGCGGGCAGCCGCCGGCCTGCTGCTGGTCGATCTGCACCTGCGACGGCGTGGCTTTCGGGACACGGCCCGGCTCGACGTGCCGGCCGGTGAGATCGGGACGTTGTCCTCGGCGGCGTGGCAGCAGGCGCGGCGCTACGTGCGCTGGATCGACGCGGCGGCGCTGGCGCTCCCGATCCAGGCGCGCTGCCTGCACCGCTCACTGCTGCTCCAGCGCTGGCTGCTGCGCGACGGTCTGCCGGCGGCCCTCTGCATCGGCGTGAGCCGGCCGGGTCGCCCGTTCCTGGCGCACGCCTGGATCGAGCTGCACGGCGTGGTGGTGAATGATACGGCGGCCAACATCGCGGATTTCGCGCCGCTGACCGGCCCGGCCATGTCGGCTGACGGCGCGGTCACGCCGGCGGTGCCCCTGTTTGTCGGCGTGGGGCAGCCAGCATGAGCGCGGTGTTTGGACTCGTGTACCGCGATGGCGAGGCTGCGCGTGCGGTGGAGCCGTGGCTGCTGCGGAAGATGGCCCAGAGCCTGCTGCATCGCGGGCCGGACGGACAGGGCATCTGGC
Encoded here:
- a CDS encoding PqqD family protein; this encodes MHSTLTFRPASHVAVAEFDGETVLLNVSSGIYFGLNPIASRIWQLLGTGASEPLIVQTLLDEYDVDEARLRADVAATVRQLAADGLVCQVEA
- a CDS encoding lasso peptide biosynthesis B2 protein encodes the protein MTWTRPVSARMSRRRCGSSRLMGWSVRLKRSAVRLDLVRRALRLPPSEWVGVLRAAAGLLLVDLHLRRRGFRDTARLDVPAGEIGTLSSAAWQQARRYVRWIDAAALALPIQARCLHRSLLLQRWLLRDGLPAALCIGVSRPGRPFLAHAWIELHGVVVNDTAANIADFAPLTGPAMSADGAVTPAVPLFVGVGQPA